Below is a window of Camelina sativa cultivar DH55 chromosome 11, Cs, whole genome shotgun sequence DNA.
AagtcttttagggttttagtggATCTCAATCAAAATCAGAGAGAGATCGTTCACGAGTTTTGTTATATCGTCCACTGAGTTGCTCCCAAATCTCTAttcgtttttttccttttccgaTCTCTGTGTTATCCTCTGGATTTATATCTgaagagaagatggaagaagctAGAAGAGCCACGGAGATTGCTGTGAGGAAACTCTCGGAGAATGATTACGATGGGGCGAAGAAATTTGTTATCAAGGCTCAGCGTTTGTATCCAAATCTCGATGGTTTGAAGCAAGTGTCGATGATGATCGGTGTTTATAAATCTGCGTCAAACGGAGGAGAAGAATCTGATTGGTACAAGATTCTCGGTGTCGATCCTTTAGCGGATGATGAAGCAGTGAAGAAAACTTACAGGCAGTTAGCTCTTTTGCTGCATCCGGACAAGAACAAGTTTGATGGAGCGGAAGGTGCCTTTAAACTGGTTTTAGAAGCTTGGTCTTTGTTGTCTGATGAGGTTAAGAGAGCTTCTTATGATCAAAGAAGGAAGTCGAACAAAGCAAAGATTCAGATGCAGAAATCAACAAACCAACAAGGTGGTGTGCATACGAGGAAGGAAGCAAGAAGTACTGAGTATGCGTTTCCCGCGGATGCATCAAAACAGAGGGAACCTGTTATGTTTTGGTCAATGTGCACAGAAGATGCAAGACAGAATGGCAATGTCCGAGGGATTCTAATCTTAACAAGGCAAAAGTTTGTCCAAATTGTAGACAACCTTTCATTGAAACCGTGAAAActccaaacaaaagaagaaccaATAAAGCttctcaacagcaacaaaaatGCAGCGGTGTCCAAAATAAAGCACCTGACAAAAGAACCAACAAAGCTTCTGAACAGAAACAACAATGGAGTAGTGTCCAAAATAAAGAACCAGACCAAAGCACCGAAAAAGCATCTAATTCTTCTGAGAGAAGTTCTTGGCCATCTGTTAGTTTTACCTTGAAGTGTTCATCAATTTCATCGAAGGCAAGGTCTAATTGTGGATGTCTTGCGAATCGACAACCGAAAAGAAGACTTGAGGAGTTTGCTGCAGAGAAGATTCCTAAGAAGGCGAGGACATGTGATGTGAGCTAAGAAGTAAGTAAGACTTATCACATGATTGATTCACATTTTAGAAGTTACAGATTCCTGCTTTTATACCTTTCATATGGTTTGTTTAGGATGTTGTTTAACCTCTTTGCAACTTTAGACTGATAATGTAGAGTGGAACAAGAGCAAGTTCTCCTTTCATTGCCAATGTGTTTCTAGTCTCCTAACTTGCTTAAAAACATTATGTCTTCTAACAATAAGAATCAAAACATAAtatcttcctttctttttttcaaagttgTTTCCAATACAAAAGAATATTCTCTGAGATTATAATTTCCTATTCACTACACTTagtaataaattttcttttactaatttcCATTTTACCAAATCCATTAATTTCAGAACGGTTTAGAAAggaaatcaattataataagCGCTGGCTCGCTCTTGCTTGTATCCTAAGACATTAGGGTTTTAGTGTGTCTCTTCACTTGGCTCGAGAGTTTGCAAAAGTTTTTCCTTCACAGGTGAGAAATATGGATTCTTTTGAGATTCTGTGATTTCTGGTTGGACtactgttttgtttatatatacaatcttttgtacctatttttgtttttgtagagtCTTATACTTAACGTACGGCATGGAATGTAATAAGGAAGAAGCTAGAAAAGCGATCGAGATGGCGGAGAGGAAACTTTCAGAGAATGATTTCAGTGGTGCGAAGAAGTTCATTAACAAGGCTCATAATTTGTATCCAAACCTTGATGGTTTGAAGCAAGGGTTGATGATGGTCGATGTTTATATCTCTGCATcaaacagaggagaagaagaagaagctgattgGTATGGAATTCTCGGTGTAGATCCTTTAGCTGATGATGAATCAGTGAAGAAACAGTACAGGAAGTTAGCACTTTTGCTTCACCCGGACAAGAACAAGCTTAATGGTGCGGAAGGCGCCTTTAAGCTGGTTACAGAAGCTTGGTGTATGTTATCTGATAAGGTTACGAGAACTTCTTATGATCAAAGGGGAAGTTTGAAGAAGCAAAGACCGAGATGCAGAAACAACCATACCCACATCAGCCGGCTTCTAGTGGGATGCAAAAACCACCAAACCCATGTGAGCCTGCTTCTTATAATGGCAATCACAATGCTAGAGACAGAGATGCAAAGACTGAGATGCATAAACAACCATACCCACATAGGCCTGCTTCTAGTGGGATGCAGAAACCACCAAACCCATGTGACCCTGCTTCAAATAGTGGTAATGAAAATGCTAGAGACAGTACTGTGGATCAAAGTGTTGGGGATTTAAGTAATAAGATTGCTGGTTGGATAAAGGAACGACTAAATTTACTCAGGCAAGCAGCCTCTTCGGATGAGAACCAAAATGCTAGAGACGGTGTGGATCCAAGTAATGGGGATCGAGGTAATAAGCTTTCTCGTTGGATAAAGAAACGACTAAGTTCACTCAAGCCAGCATCTTATAATGGGAATCAAAATGCTAGAGACGACGGTACCTTTTGGACAATGTGCAATAGATGCAAGGCACAAGGTAAATATATGAGGGATGATTGTCTTGATAAGGCCATACTTTGTCCACATTGTGATCACCCTTTCATTGCAAGTGAGATCAGTCCAGAGGCAAGCCCCCAAAACACAAGTGGTGGTACTTATTTCAAGAGATTTTCTCCATCATCTGTTAGTTTCCACTTGAGTTGTTGTAAGGTCCAGGTCTTATAGTGGAAGGAGTCACAAGAAATAGTTGCTACCGCAGAGAAGATTCTATAGAAGCCAAAGACATATGTGACAGAAGAAGTAAGAACTAAAAGATAATCACATTAAGAAGTTGAAGTTTCCATCTTTTcaaggaacttttttttttaaatctttttcaTTAGATGAAGTTaaataatctgttttttttcattacataTCACCCCTATTGTGTGTGCCACGTTTCCAAGTTCTCATAGGAATGATAAAGATAAGCATTTGTTCACCTATTGTGTGTGTCAGCAGTCCAATATTTAATGTATCTTGAGGTGCGTATGATCTTATAATTAGAAACTGAAATAACTTGAAGTCATATCAGGAAGCTATTACTCGCAAGCAAATAGGATCGAACGATTGAACCTTGAAGAAATAGTAAGGCTTTTGGTAGAACTGTGTCGAACCATGGATTCAAGATTGTATTGGAATTGGAGAAGAGCGTGATATGTGTACCAAAAATACAAGTCATTTAAAACTAAGGTACTGTAATggttagtagtagtagtgttaGGGGTCAATCACCATCACAGaatactctgtttcttcgtTAACTTGTTTGTTGTATTGAAACTACTATCTTCATTGTCAGCCAAATAAAATTAGTACCTTGAAATTATAACTCGATTTAACTTTAAAATCAGCTCATTAAAGACAAATTAGTACTACTTCTACTACAATAATAAAGCTTTAGTAATTAAGAGAGCAAAGATAGAAACAGCCTTATATTGTAGTTAATAAtcaaagatcatcatcatcaatcaccacaaacaaagagaaaaaaaaatggaaacttctAAACCATCTAGAGGATTTTGCCTTTTTTAATTTCTAGGGAtttttttatagcaaaaacACAATNGAAACTACTATCTTCATTGTCAGCCAAATTAGTACCTTGAAAATATAACTCGATTTAACTCTAAAATCAGTTCATTAAAGACTAATTAGTAGTACTACTTCTACTATTATAAAGCTTTAGTAATTAAGAGAGCAAAGATAGAAGCAGCCTTATACTGTAGTTAATAAtcaaagatcatcatcatcatcatcatcatcaatcaccacaatcaaagagaaaaaaataatggaaactTCTGAACAATCTAGAGGATTTTgccttttttaatttatagggtcttttttataacaaaaacacaattaaCAACCTAATCGCCGTCACTAACCCAGAGAGATCTTAATCTCCTAATTACAAAACCTAGAAAAATTAAATTCGCTAATAATACGAAATAATCAAGCTCCACCAtgactcatcatcttcttaaaCTCATCGAAATTAACACAACCATCACCATCAGTATCAACTTTACTAATCATCTTCTTACAATCCTGAACAGAACACTTCTCTCCCAGATTCTTCATCACCGAGTGAAGCTCTTTCGCCGAGATCCTCCCGTTACCATCAAGATCATACAACTCAAACGCTTCCTTCAAATCGCTAACATCGTTCCGATTATTATTACCTCCACCTCCGCCCGCTCCGATCCCGATTTGGAACAAAGCGACGAACTCGTCCAGATCTATGAATCCGTTACCGTCGAGATCGAACTGTTTCATCATCGTCACCGTCTCTTCCGGTGACGCTGTTGGTGAGAGAGCGCGGATCACTTCTTTGAGCTCGTCGACTGAGATTTTCCCGTCGCCGTTTTTGTCGAATCGTTGGAAGACTTTTCGGATGTCCTCCATTGAACCTAAACAGCTACGAACAACTCCGTTCTTCGACGACATTGTTACCgaatttgagatttttgagagaaacttaaaaaaaaacggttATAGTAATgtgtggagaagaaggagatggttACAAAGTTGGTATAAATaacgggaagaagaagagagagtgagtgacGTAATAAcgcgttttttttaataaaacgcgTTAAGATTGAGTGAGCTGGAGGCATCTTTATTTAAACTATTTCTATTTccaaatttttacttttacatttttgtaatGCCTCGATtcgattatataaagaaaaagggaaaaatgccaagaaaaaattgaagttatctttatttagacatttaataattaattattttagattgaaataaaaatatattaaataataaaaacattttatttaaaattcaaaacaattactgttgttgttttcatctttcggattttttaataaaatcaaaattccaattttatcctAATTAtctaattactatatatattttttgggttCATTATAAGAGTCAACCATGATCATGACATACtgaattattttgaaaaaattaatttacttttcatATTTATGTAGTTATAATTTAATATCCATATTTTTATctggtttttatttgatttctaattttctactatattttatgctttaaaatgcttttgattttttttttttttttgaagaaaatgcGTGTGgctttattaattaaatataggGACAAGTTGGTCCACACTATACGAGTCAATCGTGGTCATGGAATACTTGAAtcttaaataagtatattacaaattctttttttgctAATTATTTGAATTAAGTATATTACAAATtatggttgttgttggtgtcCGAATTCACATTCGAATATGGTCCCGgggaaaaaatattataatcagTAAAACTAACAAATTTAATCCGTATAAGAAATCAATATTCGATCGTAAGATTTATTTCACATTTGAATTCGGGCGCGTGAAGC
It encodes the following:
- the LOC109127179 gene encoding dnaJ homolog subfamily B member 12-like; its protein translation is MECNKEEARKAIEMAERKLSENDFSGAKKFINKAHNLYPNLDGLKQGLMMVDVYISASNRGEEEEADWYGILGVDPLADDESVKKQYRKLALLLHPDKNKLNGAEGAFKLVTEAWCMLSDKVTRTSYDQRGSLKKQRPRCRNNHTHISRLLVGCKNHQTHVSLLLIMAITMLETEMQRLRCINNHTHIGLLLVGCRNHQTHVTLLQIVVMKMLETVLWIKVLGI
- the LOC104724137 gene encoding calcium-binding protein CML24-like, which gives rise to MSSKNGVVRSCLGSMEDIRKVFQRFDKNGDGKISVDELKEVIRALSPTASPEETVTMMKQFDLDGNGFIDLDEFVALFQIGIGAGGGGGNNNRNDVSDLKEAFELYDLDGNGRISAKELHSVMKNLGEKCSVQDCKKMISKVDTDGDGCVNFDEFKKMMSHGGA
- the LOC104724136 gene encoding dnaJ homolog subfamily B member 12-like, which gives rise to MEEARRATEIAVRKLSENDYDGAKKFVIKAQRLYPNLDGLKQVSMMIGVYKSASNGGEESDWYKILGVDPLADDEAVKKTYRQLALLLHPDKNKFDGAEGAFKLVLEAWSLLSDEVKRASYDQRRKSNKAKIQMQKSTNQQGGVHTRKEARSTEYAFPADASKQREPVMFWSMCTEDARQNGNVRGILILTRQKFVQIVDNLSLKP